In Candidatus Rokuibacteriota bacterium, the genomic stretch TCACGCGTCGACGACGACGAGATTCACACCGCGCTCGCGCCGGAGGGATGACGTTAGCAGTGTCATCCGATGAAAGCGTATTGGCCCTAGGCCCAATGGGCGAGCGAATCCGTGACGACTACACTGATGGCAAGCGGGAAAGGGGGACGCGCATGCCCAGCATCTTCTACATCATCGGCGTCGTGGTCGTGGTGCTCGCGGTCTTGGGGTACTTCAGGCTCGGGTTGGAATCCGAGAAGATCCATCACCAATCACATAGAGGGAGGGCAAGGACAATGCATGGTTCGAGAATCTTCGGCGCGTTGGTATTCGCGTCGGTAACGATTGCAGCCGCACCGGCGTCCGTGATGGCGCAAAGCACCACCGATAAGGTGGAGCAGAAAGCCAAGGATGCGGCGCAGGACGCCAAGACCGGGATGAGCGACTCGTGGTTGACGGCAAAGACCAAGATCGCGCTGTACGGCGATGACCGGATCAAGGGTGGACAGGTCAGCGTCGAGACGGTCAATGGCGCGGTGTCACTGCGCGGCAAGGTCGATTCGGACAACGCAAAAGCCGCGGCCGCCTCGGTCGCGCAGGCGGTCGAGGGCGTGAAGAGCGTGAGAAACGATCTGCAGGTGGTGTCGCCCGCGGATCGAAAGGTGATCGACGTCTCCGACAAGGACATCACGCGCCAGGTGGAAGGCCGCCTGTCGAAGTATGCCCAGCTCAAGAAGGTCGATGTGCGTACCGACGGCGGGGCGGTCATCCTTACGGGTTCCGTGTCGAGCATTGGGGCCAGCGCCCGCGCCTCCGAGCTTGCCCGTGGAGTGCCGGGCGTCCGCATGGTTAAGAATGAGCTGACCTACGACGCCAGCAAGCGTGACGGAGCGGGCATGAGGACGGCGGGGTCGTCCGCGCAGGTCAGAGCGATGCAGCAGGCCCTGAAGGACAAAGGTTTTGATCCGGGCGAGACCGACGGCGTCATGGGGCCGAGGACGGCGGCTGCGCTGATGGCGTATCAGAAATCTGAGAAGCTGCCGGCGACCGGCACGATGGACGGTGACACGGGCGCGAAGCTCGGCGTGAAGGTAGGCACCGAGGGGCGGTAGTCGCCCCAGAGCAGCTGTCAGCTCACGAGGGGGAGGCCTGGCCTGTGCCGGCCTCCCCCGGTTGTCATCGGGTCGGAGCGACCAGGGAAGGGAGCCGGGAATGACCAAGGGAACTGCACAGAAGACGGGCGCATTTCTGATAGACGTGAAGGAGCTTCGGCGGCGGGCCCGCGTCCACATGGAGCGTGGCGCTGTCACGGACGGCTATCAGGCAGACCGCAAGACCGTGCTGGCCCTGCTGAATACCTCACTGGCGACGGAGCTGGTCTGTGTGCTGCGGTACCGCCGGCACTATTTCATGGCGACCGGCATCCATGCGCAGGCCGTCGCGGCGGAGTTTCTGGAGCACGCAACGGAGGAGCAGGAGCATGCGGACCGCATCGCTCATCGGATCACCCAGCTTGGCGGCGAGCCGGATTTCAACCCGGAGGGGCTGGCGACGCGGAGCCATAGCGAGTACGTTGAAGGCAGCGATCTTGTGGATATGATCCGCGAGGATCTCGTGGCTGAGCGGGTCGCCATCGAATCTTACGGCGAAATCATACGGTACCTTGGCGAGAACGATCCCACCACGCGCCGGATGCTCGAAGAGATTCTGGCTGTCGAGGAGGAACACGCCGAGGACCTCCAGGCCCTGATCCAGAAGGTGTGACGACATGAACCTTGTTCTGTTCATCCCGATCGGACTGATCGCAGGAGCGCTGGCGGGACGGGTCGTCAGCGGCCATGGCTACGGCGTGCTCGGCGATATCGTCGTCGGAGTCATCGGTGCCTTCCTGGGGGGCTGGATCTTTTCCACGTTTCTGGGCGTTGCCGGCGGTGGCATCTCCATGAGCCTACTCGTAGCGTTCATCGGGGCGATTGCCCTGCTCTGGCTGATCCGACTGGTCGCCCCGAGGCGCGCTTAGCCGCCGCCGCCCGTGGTCAGGAGAACCCAGGAACCCGAGCGCCGCGCGAACGGAGGAGATGGACAATGGAACAGACCAACCGGAACGTGGGTTTTGGCCAGAGGTGGCGTGATTCCCGGCCGACGAAGACGGCTGTCGCGTGGGCCTGCGTGGCCTCGATTGTTGCGACGATGATCGTCGGGTTCACCTAGGGTGGATGGGTGACGGGAGAAACCGCCCGGAAGATGGCGGACGGGATCAGCGAAGATGCCGTCGTCCGGCGCCTCGCGCGATGTGCGTCGTCCGTTTCAAGCAGGACGTGAAGAAAGACCAGAAGCTCAAGGGTTTGAAGGGAACAGGGTCGTACGAGCAGGCCGACTACGTGAAGAAGCAGGGTTGGGCGACGATGCCGGGTGAGCCGGAGCCTGATGCCAAGGTGGCCGATGAGTGTGTCAAGCTCCTCATGTCGATGAGCTAGTCGACCGCGAATGCTTCCTTCTCGACGCCCGACGAACGCCTGAATCGCTCGGTCGCTCCCCGCCCGTATCGGTCGAGCTCGCATGTGCGGGGCCGCTGAACGAAGGCTGCGCTGAGGGTGCTGGGAGGAGGATGCAGCAGACGTTTGCCACAGCGCCACACGATCGCCAGGCAGGCGGGTGAGCCCGGCGCAAAGGGAGGTGAGGACAATCTTCAGAGAAAGGGTCGCCCCACGGCGGTGAGCCGTGGGCCGGGCCAGGCGTTGCGAGTCCTGTTTCGCTAGGTGATGCCAGACCTGCTGCGGATTATCTTGCTCGGGCATGTCTCATGGGCCGCCGTTTTCAATCATGCCGGATTTGCTCCCATGCGCATGTGGGCTAACTGTTTCTGGAAGTTCAGGCCCGCGTGAAGTAGCGGATTTCTCCCGCGTTTTGCATCGGATTCTTTCAACTGCCGCGGGGCGCCGGGTTTCGCTCCCGGCGCCCCACCGACGGTCACATACGGGCGAGCTGACCGGACTGGATGGCATCGACTAGGGCGTTCCACTCCGACTTCTTGAGGACGACGATGTTCTCGTCCTCACCGATGCGGACGGTCTCGCCTTCGATGACCACTTCCGGGCAATGGATGCAGTTCGGGCAGAGCGAGACGGCGATCCTTTCCATAATGCCTCACCTCCTTTCGCCTCGATGTGCGGGCAGATGGCAGCTTGTCGTCCAGCAGTCACGCGCCAGGAGTCGAGAGTCCGACGCACACCCCCGAGCATCCCTTCAAGGTCGGCCGCCTTCTGCTCGAGCAGGGCCCGGACATGGACGCAGGGAGGCGCGCCCGACCGGCGCAGCGCGACGATATGGCGAATTTCGGCCAGCGTGAGTCCAAGCCGGCGGGCCTGCCCCACGAACGTCAGGAGCGCCAGCACGTCGACCGGATAGCGGCGATAACCGGAGGCTGTCCGGCGGGCCGGGGGAAGGATGCCGCGCGCCTCGTACAGCCGAAGCGCCTTGCGGCTGACGCCGCTTCGCGCCGCCACCTCCCCGATGAGCAGCCCGTGTTCCATGAAGGCAGCATAGGGCTTCCCCCTTAGGGCAATGTCAAGGCCCTACGCGAGGCCCGCGATCTCCCCGAGTGACCAGACGTGGATGGCGATTGACGCAGACTCCAAGCTCATCCCATCATGGGCTGTGGGGCGGCGCGATGCCTTTACAGGCCATGCCTTCATGCTCGACCTGGCGTCTCGGCTCGCCAACAAGGTCCAGCTCACCACGGACGGCCACAAGGTCTACCTGGAGGCCGTCGAGGGAGCCTTTGGCAACGACATTGATTACGCGATGCTGGTGAAGATGTACGAGGGCGACTCCGGCAAGAGCGTCCCGGCCGAGACGCGCTACAGCCCGGCTCATTGCACGGGCGCCCGGACGCAGTAGATCACCGGCAACCCCGACGCGGCCCATATCTCGACCAGCTACTCCGAGCGAGCCAACTTGACGATGCAGATAAGCATGCGGCGGTTCACGCGATTGACCAACGGCTTCTCCAAGAAAGTGGATAATCATAAGGCGGTGCTGGCGCTCTACTTTTTTATGCACTACAATTTCGCCCGGAGTCATAAGACGCTTCGGGTGACGCCAGCCATGGAAGCGGGAGTGGCCGATCACGTATGGTCGCTGGACGAAATCGCCCGGCGGAACCTGGCCTGATGGACCGCACGCGACTCTTGCAGCGCGGCGTATGGCTGGCGGTAGCGACCGTGGTCTGGAACGTCATAGAAGGCGTGATCGCTGTCGCTGCTGGCATGCTGGCGTCATCCGTGGCGCTCATCGGTTTCGGCATTGATTCGTTCGTCGAGACCGCCAGCGGGGCGGTCGTCGGATGGCGGCTCCGGGCTGAGCTGAGGGGCCGCGCAAATGAAAAACGCGCCGAGGTTCTGGAACGCCGCGCTGGCCGGATCGCCGGGGCACTCC encodes the following:
- a CDS encoding BON domain-containing protein; this encodes MPSIFYIIGVVVVVLAVLGYFRLGLESEKIHHQSHRGRARTMHGSRIFGALVFASVTIAAAPASVMAQSTTDKVEQKAKDAAQDAKTGMSDSWLTAKTKIALYGDDRIKGGQVSVETVNGAVSLRGKVDSDNAKAAAASVAQAVEGVKSVRNDLQVVSPADRKVIDVSDKDITRQVEGRLSKYAQLKKVDVRTDGGAVILTGSVSSIGASARASELARGVPGVRMVKNELTYDASKRDGAGMRTAGSSAQVRAMQQALKDKGFDPGETDGVMGPRTAAALMAYQKSEKLPATGTMDGDTGAKLGVKVGTEGR
- a CDS encoding ferritin-like domain-containing protein translates to MTKGTAQKTGAFLIDVKELRRRARVHMERGAVTDGYQADRKTVLALLNTSLATELVCVLRYRRHYFMATGIHAQAVAAEFLEHATEEQEHADRIAHRITQLGGEPDFNPEGLATRSHSEYVEGSDLVDMIREDLVAERVAIESYGEIIRYLGENDPTTRRMLEEILAVEEEHAEDLQALIQKV
- a CDS encoding GlsB/YeaQ/YmgE family stress response membrane protein, whose protein sequence is MNLVLFIPIGLIAGALAGRVVSGHGYGVLGDIVVGVIGAFLGGWIFSTFLGVAGGGISMSLLVAFIGAIALLWLIRLVAPRRA